One region of Catenuloplanes indicus genomic DNA includes:
- a CDS encoding VOC family protein, translating to MTVRFAQWTIDALDVELMASFWSAALGYRVEREADGSAHLRSPADGEPSVWLQPAGGVKRDKNRNHPDLLPATGATVDQEVERLLALGATRADVGQRGDEPFEVLADPEGNEFCVLHP from the coding sequence ATGACGGTCCGTTTCGCACAGTGGACGATCGACGCGCTCGACGTGGAGCTGATGGCGTCGTTCTGGAGCGCCGCGCTCGGGTACCGGGTCGAGCGGGAGGCGGACGGTTCCGCGCACCTCCGGTCGCCGGCGGACGGCGAGCCGAGCGTGTGGCTCCAGCCGGCCGGCGGCGTGAAGCGGGACAAGAACCGCAACCATCCCGACCTGCTCCCCGCCACCGGGGCCACGGTGGACCAGGAGGTGGAGCGGCTGCTCGCGCTCGGTGCGACCCGGGCCGACGTGGGACAGCGGGGCGACGAGCCGTTCGAGGTGCTGGCCGACCCGGAGGGGAACGAGTTCTGCGTCCTGCACCCGTAG
- a CDS encoding macro domain-containing protein codes for MPVIEVVLGDLVAQRVDAIVTAANESLLGGGGVDRAVHAAAGPRLAEAGSALAPLDPGDAVATPAFRLDPPVRHVIHTVGPVWEGGGYDEAAVLASCYRRCLEVADALGVRTLAIPAISTGVYGYPPEEAARIAVSTLRATRTGVELVRLVAFDEGSRDLLTREVS; via the coding sequence ATGCCGGTGATCGAGGTGGTGCTCGGTGATCTGGTCGCGCAGCGGGTGGACGCGATCGTCACCGCGGCGAACGAGTCGCTGCTCGGCGGCGGCGGGGTCGACCGGGCCGTGCACGCGGCGGCCGGGCCGCGGCTCGCCGAAGCGGGGTCCGCGCTCGCGCCGCTGGACCCGGGAGACGCGGTCGCCACGCCCGCGTTCCGGCTGGACCCGCCGGTCCGGCACGTGATCCACACGGTCGGACCGGTCTGGGAGGGCGGTGGCTACGACGAGGCGGCCGTGCTCGCGTCCTGCTACCGGCGCTGCCTGGAGGTCGCGGATGCGCTGGGCGTCCGCACGCTCGCGATCCCGGCGATCAGCACCGGCGTGTACGGGTACCCGCCCGAGGAGGCGGCGCGCATCGCGGTGTCGACGCTGCGCGCCACGCGTACCGGGGTGGAGCTGGTGCGTTTGGTCGCGTTCGACGAGGGAAGTAGGGATCTCCTGACGCGGGAGGTGTCATGA
- a CDS encoding DUF1232 domain-containing protein, whose amino-acid sequence MSVEGRLLVAGIALLMLAMLAGAIVLGFRVWKMRRMLTELGAGGKFAFWGAIVYTISPVDLLPDPILLDDLGVLAGSLLYLTHLVRKVHASRRPPVQHGGPLYTPPPAPPLAAPPYAQQAPSAPAPHRPLPPAGPKPPSA is encoded by the coding sequence ATGTCTGTGGAAGGACGACTGCTCGTCGCCGGGATCGCCCTGCTCATGCTCGCGATGCTGGCGGGCGCGATCGTCCTGGGCTTCCGCGTCTGGAAGATGCGCCGCATGCTCACGGAGCTGGGCGCGGGCGGCAAGTTCGCGTTCTGGGGCGCGATCGTCTACACGATCTCGCCGGTCGACCTGCTGCCCGATCCGATCCTGCTGGACGACCTCGGCGTGCTGGCGGGGTCGCTGCTCTACCTCACCCATCTGGTCCGCAAGGTGCACGCGAGCCGCCGTCCGCCGGTGCAGCACGGCGGGCCGCTCTACACGCCGCCCCCGGCGCCGCCGCTCGCCGCGCCGCCCTATGCGCAGCAGGCGCCGTCCGCTCCGGCGCCGCATCGCCCGCTTCCACCGGCCGGCCCGAAGCCGCCGTCCGCCTGA